In Chelmon rostratus isolate fCheRos1 chromosome 21, fCheRos1.pri, whole genome shotgun sequence, the genomic window CTGGCATGGAGGTCTTCTTCAGCCACATCCTGGGCACTCACTACACCAGAGAGGGGGACCTGGGGTGGGCACAGCAGGACCAGCAGGAGCCCCACTACCCAGCCTCTCACAGGTGCCATTTTGGAAGACTTAACACAGACGAGGAGCTCCTCTGAACTACAAATCCACACCGGATGAACGTCTGTACCCCGCTCCTTCcaccaaaaaccaaaataatcGATGGGTTTTTAACtcttaaaaaacattaaatccaCAGGAAATGTAATGGAGCTGCAGGTGATTCGGGGATACTGTTCAGGTCTTCAAGCTACGGAGAGTTGGGGAGAGGAAGGCCGAGTTCACGGGAGTGTCAGAGCAGCCTGCCAGCCTTGTGCTGGGAACTCAGAGGACACAGTGGACACTGGGCGTGTGGTGTAGTTGTGTGGCTGCATGAGTGACAGAGGCAAATGTCCAGGAAGAATGCTCCTGATGCCCTTAACCCAGTGTGTTCGGGAGGTGGGTGTGTGCAAATGGCAAtctcggggggggggggggtggactGCAGGAGGGTGGAGGAAAAAGAGGTCAAAGAACATACGGAAATGAGAAGGAGGGAGACGTTCAATTACTGAGTTTGTAGAACTGCAGTTGAAGTTGATGTGTTTCACTTAAATAAAAACTTTGTTTCCACAGTGCTAAACTCTTCcaggaaaacaacactttatttacatatatggatacatatatacacatatatgtttGCTCTTGTATTTGTATGGCTATTCATGGTATTTATTACACTCATTATTCTTAATTTTATTCTCATATTCTTATTTTCATACGTGATATCTCCCCATGTCTGTAACAATAAGAAATCCTGactgagacacaaagaaagGCAGATGCTATTCACATATTCCAgtaattttgacattttgctgtttattcTCAGCCAATTATGTTATCGGAGGTGTGATCAGGAAACTCAGGACTGCATGTGCGCAGTCAATAGTATAACACAAGGTAATATTTACTTCCCAATCCCAAGGCAGAGGAGAACATGTCAGAGTTATGTATGGAATAGATGTAAATAGAAGGAAACGGAGCTAACtgtctgcacatgtgcagcatGTCTGACGGCAGCTGGCATTCCACAGAAATGGTTCACGTTTGAAGCACAGAATGTTTGTGATTGCAGGGTTTTGAAGCCAgatgagggagaagagagatTTAGATTCAGCAGCATTTCACGCTTTTTGAAAGCGTTTGGATGAACACTGTTCAGACACCGAGGAGTGTCACATACATGCTCAGTTACATGAGTGCATATTCGCACATGCAGCCGTCATCCAACGAGGGGGCAGCGAGGCAGAAAGTGATGACACCGCTTCTCCCAGTGTGAGCCGCTGGAGCAATTGACAGGTGGCCCAGCTGGCTATTTACAGTAAAGGCTCCTTCAATAGCCCCTCTCCACTGTGACCTTCAATAGAGCTCTGGCAAACTGAAACTCAGCACCATGGAGCACCTTTCACACTATCCATATCCCCTTCTATCTACTACAGTATAGCTCCatttatcttttctttcttaGCTGCAGTCCTTCTTCAGCAggcctgaagaagaagagcctGCATTAAAGGAGTAGCTGAAGATTTTGCTTCCTTGCACAAAGTCAGATGACGCGATAGATATCAATCATATCTGCCTGTTGAATTGTGAGGcaagcagccagttagcttagcttaactggaatcagggggaaacagctagcctggctctgtccttTGCTAACAACTAACAAAATTCAGCTACCAGCACATATAAAGCTTactaattaatttattttttatctgtaaaaaaataaaaaaaaactgcagtaaatatgtagctggagccagcagcaaGTTAGCTtggcttagcataaaaactggaaaatgGGCAAACAGTAAGCCTGGCTAACAACATTCACCGATTAGCACCTGTAACTACCAGACCTGTAACTGACACTAATGAACATGTTACACTGTATCTCAAGCCAAGATAGCCATTGCCTCTTGTTTCCATTCcttatgctatgctaagctaagctaactgtctgctggcacatgagagtggcatcaatctcttagaaagtgaataagtgtacTTAATATTTTCACAGTAACAGTAAGAACTCATTCCTTATACTTCATATACAATTTattgaaaagaataaaataaagcagtaacacatttacatgatttAACGTTTAACCATTTAGCCAGAAAGTAGCTGAATACATGCATTACACTGTGCACTGAATATTACCCATGTAAACAATATTATGAGTTtcaattaaacattaaaaacaccaatATAAAAAAACGATAAAATAGAAATCCAGCGATCGACTTACAGCAATTAAGATTATACCAGTGGCAAATAAAATATATCATGCTACATCATAAGTACATAGAGTGCACTTTAGTTTGGCATTTGATTAAGATTGACACTTAAAATATCAGCTTTTGCATTCATTCAATACTGCAGCAAGTAGTGATCACAGCcattctttcactgttttcagaaCAACTGAAACCAGCAGATAAAACCAGTCCAGTGATGAACATGGCTGGCAAACAGTAGGACAGGTGGATGGGTGGCAtgggagcagccacagtgaaagTGCTTCATACGTGTCTTTTACACACCCTGAGCAAGTGAAGGCATCACCAAGGCTGAATCAGGAAGAACTGGTAGAAGAGGGGAAAGCGTCTGTGTAGGAGAGGAGATAGAATGAGTTAGGGATGAATAACTGGAGGCGAACAATATATATCAAATTAACTAGTCAAACAAACTAAGTGAGTCGTTCCAACATGCAGAGTGTTTCCCTGTCAAGATACATGTACAAGCACCTCTTAATGTGGGCGGAGGCCGAGCAGGTTTGAAGGCGCTGCCTTGTGCCAAAGTATCCACAATCCAGCTGAGAGCATTCGAGCAATACTCcatctgaggaggaggatggatcAGTAATTTGGGATTACAATGCAGTATATATTGACATTACTTGTTCAATGTCTTTGCCATCCTATTGTGGGATTATGAGCCCTTAATGAATGATAGAATACAATACAAAAGCGCTTTCCCCTTGTCTTCGAATCCATCGATTtattgatgatgaaaaatacCTCATTCTCCAGAGCCCTCAGCCTGTGCTCTAAGTCTCTGCTTTCAGTCAGATGTTTAAGCACACCATCCACTCTGAAAAAGGGTGACATTCACCTCAGTATgatggaggcagaaaaatgAGCCATGTCGCTGCTACAGTGTTGGTGTGGGAAGGTGTGCTCACTTGACAGACATCCGCTTGAGCCTCTCTGAGTCGCTGCTTTTCTGGATCTTGTTCTGGGCAGTCAGGAAATCCTCCTTCTGAATGGTTTCCCATGtcattagcttgttagctgctTTCCCTCTCAACTCCAACACTAATAGAAAAGGCAATTAATCATTATGACCTTTCAACTCAACCAAATTATAACATCACATTCACAGGCCAGCTACAAGACATATGAGACATTAGGCAATAACTTCATCACACTGATTGGACTCACTCAGCACTCAAATACtgaccaaagtggtggatctTGACAGAGGGCACCTTGCGGATGTTCCTCTTGATAAAGAGATTGATGTGGGAGAGGATGATGAAAGGAGGAGCCAGGGAAGGACGGGAGTGGTACTGAACGATCAGGTTGTAGCGCTGGAACTTCCAGTAGATGTCGCTGTTAGCCTGCACTTGAGAGAAGGTGTGGCTGGTTGGACGCAAAGAGAGGAGAACGTCAGCGTGTCCATATATACAAGACAGACCAGAGGACACTCGCCTCTTTGTTCCTTTACCTGAACATGGCGATGAGCAGGTTGATGAGCAGGATATTGGTGACCAGCAGATAAACAACCAGCAGAATCACCACCAGCCAGTTACTATACAGAACTCTGCACGGCTCCTCACCGTTCTGAATCAGCGTCACGTTGTCTGTGCACTCCATGTCCCATTTCTTCCCCACTGGGACGGACACAAAAATGTAGAGTAAAGAGAAAAGAGTTCAAGAGCACATTTGAATTGCTGTGgtgaattttaaaaagctgGATGTCAAAAAAAAGAGTCCAGAACAGGCTGGAAAAGATACTTTATTCTACGACAggttcacttttattttctcaatatGTATGATGCAATTATACCATCCATTTCTTCCACAGGGATCTGTCCAAAGATGTGCAAGTACGGCCGGTAGAAAACCCGGCGAAAGATGCGACTTAGGCCAGGGTCGTAGGAGTAAAGCAAAGCCTGATTGGCTACTCCGTACGCCATGAGCCACACCcccaggaagaagaggaagaagaagacatccTTCATCTGAACAGGAGAAAATGGTTGTCTTTCCGTCACTACAATCCAAACATTGTGCTGAGACACACTGATATAATGTCAACGTATGTTAATGTTTCTCACCATCTTGCCAACAATGATGATTTTTGGTCCGAGCTGTTTGTGAATGGCAAAGATGTGAATGAGACGGAGGGTGAAGACCATGTAGTCCACACACAGGACATCCCGGCCAAATCCATACGACCAGTGGAACATCCTACAACACAGTAAGAGCACCACCCAGTGGACAACGTGGAGAATTACTGCACTTTAAAGGTTCTCAACTGGAATTTGGATTTGGAAGTGAGGGACGTGCACACTTTGAATTCCCAGGACTCAGGACAGGGACAAATGAGATGATTTATGGGACAGCTGAGACATCTATGTAACATCATCACGTTTTTCCATGtcatttttgtctcatttgcATCCAGCATTGACTTCTCTTGTGATTGCACTAATCAACTCAAAATACTAGAAACTCACAACTCAGTTTGGCTGAACTGTGCATACATGACTTAGTTACACAGGTGGCAGCACACTGCTCTGTTTTAAGGGGTCAAGAGCAAAACCATAGAGAGCAAGAGCcttaacacacaaaaatgaaaaggctGTGATTTTGACCAATAATACTGTGGAAGTTAGCATAATCTAACAGTGATACATACTGCAGATGGACCCTGTGCGTGTTTGCTGTCCATACCTGCAGATTAGTCCTATGATGAACAGCACGATGGCAGTTAGGTCACACTTGTTCCACACATCCTGAATGTACACTCTGATCCTCTGGCGCCAGGTCATCGCCCCCAAAAAGAATGTCttggaggagaaaaacattaatCAACTTAATAGACAATATGGTCaatgtttgtttgctgtatCCATAAACTCTATATGATGAGTGATTGCGAATTAGTTTTCTGTTCAGGACTGAATTTCATATCCACTTTCGTGAGATAGTAAAATGCCTCTCAGCGCTCACCTCCCGGATCTCCTCGCACACAATGGTGAATACCCAGAAGTACAGCACATACTCAGTGATGGCTGGACCGGAGGGCGGCGGCGGCTTGAAGTCCACCAGCAGCACGTAGGcaaacagcaggaggaagaggaagtacATCAGGACGTTGCCCAAAAACGAGGTGACAGGTGCAAACCAGAACTGACGCCATCTTGACACTATGAACGGACGCTTTGGCGGTCTGTGCGAGTGAGGTATGCCTGTAAGGAAGAAATGATCATTTCTGCAATGAgtctctcctcttcacctccttttTCAGTGGTGTAGCGTTTAAGGAGGACTCACCTTTGATGGTTGCCGTCTTGGGAGTGGTTGGTACCTGTGCATCAGCTTCACTGGtacaacaaagacacattttttaatgaaccaacaaaaaaaacagacattcctTCTACGCCAAATCACCAACAAGTAAAGAGTTTTACATGTGCTTGATGTCCGAGAAAGAGAAGATGGTGGTGCCATAGAGGCTGTCGCTGTCCCTGCCCAGCCCGTCCTCGTTAggcttcccctccctctcctgctgatgctcctcttctttcctgtgAGGCAGAGTTTGTTGTAAAGTGTCAGTTCTCACATTTGAATCCtcctgaaaaagaaataatgataaCGATGTGGATTTCACCTGAAGGAGATGAGGTTGGTGTAGCAGAGGACGGGGCAGAAGAAGGTGAGCAGGAGCTTCCACACCTCCGTGTTCCTCTTCATGTCACCCCACCAGATCTGGGACAACAAGGACTGAAGGAGACCAGAAAGTTAGACCACTTTCACCAACTGCAATTCATTTACACATAATAAAAAAgggctgtgttgtgtgtgataTGTTATTACTTTATTATGTCCAAGTGCTGTTATTTTCAATTATGGTAGCAATGTGAAGTAAAAGAACCATTGGCAGATCATGTATTTGAGGGGTCAGTCACACAGTTGTGAAAACAGTGACACACCTGTACTCCGTCATGGCTGAAGAAAAGTCGTGCGTCCGCGCCCATGCCCATCTGGAGGCAGGTGGTGCCACCCCACACTGGAGATTTCCTAATCAGCAGGGTGAAAGAGCGGCTCTCATTGCTCCGATAGCAAGAGCTGAAGACGTCTGAGCAGAGGGAAAGACATGTGGAGAAAGCTTACCACGAGGAAAATGAAGACTTACATAAAAATCAAGCAGGTGAATCACTCGTGTGTGGAGtttaatgatgaatgatgtATTATGGTCTCACCATGGGCCAGGTTCTCAAACCTCTGGGCCAGCTCTTTCATGGACAGTTTGGTCTCAGTCTCAACCTCCAGCTTGGACAGTTCCCTCAGCAACTTACAGCCACTCAGAGCGCTCAGCACAGACTCCCCTGCCTGGGAGAGACCACAGAGCATAAAAACTCCTTCATATCAGGTGCAAAGTCAGACACAGTTCTGAGCCTGGTTCCTGTCACCAGGCTCAGAACTGTGTCTGACGTCGTCAGTTTACTCAATAGTATAAAAGGGATCCcttaaagaaaaatgttggGGACCACTGGTGTGGAGGTTTGTCATGTACTGGAactgaactgcagctgaacttttttttcttttctggaaATGTCGGAAGTTTTACCATCTCCCAGAAGAAAGTGGCCATCTCGCTGCGGTTCTGCAGAACGGCCCAGATGAAAAGCGAAGCCCAGGGGAAGAGGCAGCGCTTCACCCGATACAAGCAGTCTCCACGCAGCAGCTTACTGGCGCGCTGCGATGGTTGAAAAGAAATGGGGGGGGTTTAGATTCCCTCTAGCTTCTAGAACCAGTCGTTAATGTACTTTtcatatatgtgtacatattCGAAAAAGTTAAGAGTACCCTGAGAGCTCTCCTCTTGGATGAGATCTGCTCTAAACCCAAAGCATCATAGTAAAACAGCTGGCAGACATCACCTATCAACAGCTCCAGAACCCCTGAAACCTGAGAAGAAAAGGCAGGTAAAGTAACAATCacacaacagtgtgtgtttatgtgtaaatATACATTTGCTTCACAGTGTTTTTGATGTTGTACTTAGAGCAGAGACATGGATGTCTCACTCATAAGAAAAACCCACCTCAAAGAGGCTGATCTCCGCCGCTGGCCCGCTCTGCACGTTCTCGGCTGCCACTTTGTCCTGCACGTTTGACAACATAGCCACGGGGGCTGCAGTTCCTAGCCGCTCCACCAGACGGCGCTGCAGTAGCTGGTAAAGCACGGTCCCATCAGCCACTGAGCGGTACAGGCTCTCCAGCCTGCCATACGTCAAGTAGTCCAGGATATTAAGGCCATTCTCAGTGAAAAGACGCACAAACTGAGGCTTGTCGTTGATCAGGGCATCTGTCATGGAGTCTTCCAGGTCTTCATACTATTTATTTGGTTGAAATACAAGGTGAATTCTTACTTTAAAGAAGACATTTTCACTTATCCTTAACCAGGGCTAAAAGTGTTTTAGCAAAAGTGGTACAACACACTACAAATTCTGCTTTAGAGCAGTGGTATTTCTCTGACTGTGACATCTGATGTGAAGTCTTTTCCCCTGCTCACCCTCCACTGGATGTCTCCATTGAAGAGTTCACTCTTGGCAATGTCAACTCTGTTCCACGTGACTGCCAGCCTCAGCTCTTCATTGTAAGGGCTGGCATCGACTGACGCACGCTGCTTACTGGCTGTAAAACACAGGATCACGCCACAGAACATCAAAATAAAGAGCCACCACGCAAAACATGAGCAACTTTCAGAAATTGAATAAAGTCGTATGTACCTCCCACCAACGCTTTGAGCAGGACTGTGTCAAAGTCATTTGGGCCCTCCTGCTCTCCGTGGTAGATTGTGATGAAGTCTCTGTTCTGGTAGATGCTCAGAGCCTTGAGACCCagagcaggacaaacacatAGCAAGAATTTTAGGAGCAGAGTACTTAGTGATATTGAGAACGAGACTAAAAAGCAGACGGataggataagataagacttgCTGACAAAGGCTTATTCAGTGCTCTGCCTCATGCTGAGTAAGCCAGATATCTGGCATTTACAGATTGTATCAGGGCATCTGAAGTTAAGCACCAAGAGTAACAATCGACCAGCAAGTAGAGAGGAATAAGATTAAGAGTATATCTAATCACTCCCTTGTTCAGCAACACAACAAATAGGATTTTGGGTGCTGATTACGTTAATGACTGACTAAACATTAGGACACAGATTATTGAGCCAATAACCAGCCACACTCTTTCAAAGCAGCATGTGACATGCTGTTGAGGTCATATTCGTACAAAGCAaactcacacaaaaaaaaaaatcttcaaatctgcagctgtggtgggGCTACTGAACAAAGACGCTCACTGCTTTTTcacagtgcattctgggaattTTCCAGAAAATCACATTTCCACTGTATTCAATAGATTTGGAGGCTTGGTACCAGGATCAATCAAGGCCTTTTTAAACAGAATGgaatttgcaaacaaacaacagttttccaaaatgttcctgagcccatgtagtaccggcctttatacaatcatgtgctcacaaagtggtgaacctcgttTCATCCTTGCTTATGAACACCTGAGCCTTTTTGAGGAAGatcctttcatatccaatcatgatactatcagctgttaccaatcaacctgtttacctgtggaatgttacaaacaggtgtttctggaacattccacaactttcacaGTCTTTAgatg contains:
- the LOC121624836 gene encoding transient receptor potential cation channel subfamily M member 4-like codes for the protein MRDTGEAVGGGGDKICKSEKDQSWIPKIIKKRVCTTFVEDSFSNGALCQCGGARDAHASVALGDYFSTAIVNHWDSAQHSSEYPTDAFGELQFAGASKRHSYFLRLSWDTPPSMVYTLMTAHWGLPAPNLVVSVVGGEGRTKLKTWVREVLRQGLVKASQSTGAWILTAGLREGVGRCVGEAVRDHATAASSVSLNKVVALGIAPWGLVHNRQQLVNPQGSFPAKYYVQNTSRDSCCLDNNYQAFLLVDDGSVGRRGGETGFRAKLEDYISHQRTGIWGSGSIDIPVLCMLVSGEASMLERVDLSLKNSMPWLVLAGSGGLADFLSDVLENLSLAPAVQSSGEGDGEAGPSVDLKDRLAERVKKHFPSEAESDKLVERALSIYQNRDFITIYHGEQEGPNDFDTVLLKALVGASKQRASVDASPYNEELRLAVTWNRVDIAKSELFNGDIQWRYEDLEDSMTDALINDKPQFVRLFTENGLNILDYLTYGRLESLYRSVADGTVLYQLLQRRLVERLGTAAPVAMLSNVQDKVAAENVQSGPAAEISLFEVSGVLELLIGDVCQLFYYDALGLEQISSKRRALRRASKLLRGDCLYRVKRCLFPWASLFIWAVLQNRSEMATFFWEMAGESVLSALSGCKLLRELSKLEVETETKLSMKELAQRFENLAHDVFSSCYRSNESRSFTLLIRKSPVWGGTTCLQMGMGADARLFFSHDGVQSLLSQIWWGDMKRNTEVWKLLLTFFCPVLCYTNLISFRKEEEHQQEREGKPNEDGLGRDSDSLYGTTIFSFSDIKHIEADAQVPTTPKTATIKGIPHSHRPPKRPFIVSRWRQFWFAPVTSFLGNVLMYFLFLLLFAYVLLVDFKPPPPSGPAITEYVLYFWVFTIVCEEIRETFFLGAMTWRQRIRVYIQDVWNKCDLTAIVLFIIGLICRMFHWSYGFGRDVLCVDYMVFTLRLIHIFAIHKQLGPKIIIVGKMMKDVFFFLFFLGVWLMAYGVANQALLYSYDPGLSRIFRRVFYRPYLHIFGQIPVEEMDVGKKWDMECTDNVTLIQNGEEPCRVLYSNWLVVILLVVYLLVTNILLINLLIAMFSHTFSQVQANSDIYWKFQRYNLIVQYHSRPSLAPPFIILSHINLFIKRNIRKVPSVKIHHFVLELRGKAANKLMTWETIQKEDFLTAQNKIQKSSDSERLKRMSVKVDGVLKHLTESRDLEHRLRALENEMEYCSNALSWIVDTLAQGSAFKPARPPPTLRDAFPSSTSSS